A stretch of the Pseudomonadales bacterium genome encodes the following:
- the queD gene encoding 6-carboxytetrahydropterin synthase QueD yields the protein MEIYKEFSFDSAHRLPNVPEGHKCGRLHGHTFYVRLYLAGPIGETSGWVMDFGDVKAAFKPILEQLDHYYLNDIEGLENPTSENLARWIWQRCKPLLPLLSRVQIRETCTSACFYTQADADADALAMSKTEQNAETPS from the coding sequence ATGGAAATTTATAAAGAATTCTCGTTTGACTCTGCACACCGATTGCCGAACGTACCTGAGGGCCATAAATGCGGGCGGCTGCATGGCCACACCTTTTATGTGCGTTTATACCTTGCCGGCCCGATTGGTGAAACCAGCGGCTGGGTGATGGACTTTGGCGATGTCAAAGCGGCTTTTAAACCCATCCTAGAACAATTAGATCATTACTACTTGAACGACATTGAAGGCCTAGAAAACCCGACCAGTGAAAACCTGGCCCGCTGGATTTGGCAACGTTGCAAGCCTTTGCTGCCATTACTTTCGAGAGTTCAAATTCGAGAGACCTGCACCTCTGCCTGCTTCTACACCCAAGCAGACGCCGATGCCGATGCGTTGGCCATGTCAAAAACCGAGCAGAACGCCGAAACACCATCA
- a CDS encoding methyltransferase domain-containing protein, producing the protein MHITIHDGLSQSEHLLNDRSITFLDCRQPETFLRLRHRQSINIPCQDLFARMHELSPAHQALFILIDADQSQQCQQFFFDKQYHQVTLIIWQSDCIDWLQQHQLLASGPLDAAQQQLKLWRASALVADFLDMYDSEANTTKRGLDLGCGSGRDMLAMAQHGWQMTGVDYNAGSLERCQLTAAEMQLAIATRCLDLEQSASSVLANAFDAETFDAITVVRYLHRPLFDEMIHLLAPGGFIIYQTFMQGCERISRPKNPRFLLKPDELKQIFHLNAGFELLQDQVYYLADGRPMSAFIAKKPL; encoded by the coding sequence ATGCATATCACAATACATGATGGCCTCAGTCAATCTGAGCATCTGCTAAATGACAGATCGATCACATTTTTAGATTGTCGTCAGCCCGAGACATTTTTGCGCTTACGTCATCGGCAAAGCATCAATATTCCATGCCAAGATTTATTTGCTCGCATGCATGAACTAAGTCCTGCGCATCAAGCGCTGTTTATTCTCATCGATGCGGATCAATCTCAGCAATGCCAGCAGTTTTTTTTCGATAAACAGTACCATCAAGTTACCTTGATCATTTGGCAAAGTGACTGCATCGACTGGCTGCAACAGCATCAGCTGCTTGCCTCAGGCCCGCTAGATGCTGCACAGCAGCAATTGAAGCTATGGCGCGCATCGGCATTGGTTGCGGACTTTCTTGATATGTACGACAGCGAAGCTAATACCACCAAGCGCGGCCTTGACCTTGGCTGTGGCAGTGGTCGCGACATGCTAGCAATGGCCCAGCACGGCTGGCAAATGACCGGCGTTGATTATAACGCCGGTAGCCTTGAGCGTTGCCAGCTAACCGCAGCAGAGATGCAGTTGGCGATAGCAACAAGATGCCTTGATTTAGAACAGTCAGCGTCATCGGTCTTAGCTAATGCCTTTGATGCCGAAACATTTGATGCCATTACTGTTGTACGATACCTTCATCGCCCGTTATTTGATGAGATGATACATTTACTGGCGCCGGGTGGCTTTATCATTTATCAGACCTTTATGCAGGGCTGTGAACGCATCTCTCGCCCCAAGAACCCACGCTTTTTATTAAAGCCTGACGAGCTAAAACAGATTTTTCATCTGAATGCTGGCTTTGAGCTACTGCAAGATCAGGTTTATTACCTAGCAGATGGCCGTCCGATGTCGGCTTTTATTGCAAAAAAACCGCTATAG